In Planctomycetota bacterium, the genomic window GGGAGCAAGCGCCGCGACGGCCGACGCGGTCGGGGCGCTGCTGGGGCGCGGAGCCGACGTGCTGGCCGATTCACCCCCGGTCGCCGTCACGATCGGTGGCACAGAGGCCGACGGCGGCGCGGGCAGCGCCGGCACGGGCTACACCGAGACGCGCCTCGTCGGCGCCGCCGTCACACCCGCGATGGCGACGATCACGTTTTCGACGGCGGGGAAAGGGCTCGCCTTCGGTGCCGTCCACTGGCTCCACCGGGCGGCGATCGACGACGTCGCCGCGGCCGGCCGCGCCGAGCTGGCGATCGACAAGCGGCTGTTCGTGAAGCGCTCCACGAAGGCCGGTCCGGTCCTCGAGCCGCTCACTGGCGGGGCCGGCGGCGGGGGCGGCCCCGCTCTCACCCCCGGCGACGAAGTCGTCGTCCGCCTCGTGGTGACCAGCGACCGCGACTACGGCTTCCTTGAACTGGCCGACCACCGCCCGGCGCTCGCCGAGCCGGTCGACATGCTCTCCGGCTGGCGAAGCGGCGACGGCGTCGTCTGGTACCAGGCGGTGGGCGACGCGTCGACGCGGCTGTTTTTCGAGCACCTCCCGCGTGGCACGCACGTCTTCGAATATGCCCTGCGCGTCGCGCGCCGCGGCACTGCCAGCGCCGGATTCGCGACGATCGCCAGCCGCTACGCCCCGGAATTCTCCGCCCGGTCGGCGTCGGTCCGCCTCGAGGTGCCCTGAGCGGACACGGGCGACCGGATCACGGCGCGGGCGGAGGATGGTATCCTCCCGCGCCGTCGGCGCCGTCGCTGTGCCGGCCGCGAGGGGGACCAGCACGATGGACGACGAGCCGGGGCCCGCGCCGACGTCGCTGGTCAACGAACTGGCGCGCGAGCGCAACCGTGAGGCGGCCGACCGGACGCTGCTGGCCTGGATCCGCACCAGCCTGGCGATGATCAGCCTCGGCTTCGCCATCGAGCGCCTCGGCCAGGCCGCGGTCGCCATCGACCAGCGCTTCGACGGCGCGGCCCAGACGAAGACCCGGTTCTTCGGCGTTGCCCTGATCGGCCTGGGGATCGTGGCGACGCTGGCGGGGATGTGGGAGCACCGCCGGCTCCTCGCCGCGATCGCCGCCGACGACTACCGCTACGCCGATCGGCCGGCGATCGCGCGGTTCATGGGCGGGGCGCTGGTCGCGGTCGGGATCGGGGCGCTGGCGCTGGTGCTGTGGGGTCTGTGAGCGGAGGGCGGCGATGGAGTGGCTGCAGAACTACGACCCGCTCTCCTCGCCCCTCCTCTCGACGGTCGTCGCGCTGCTGCCGCTGGCCGTGCTCCTCGGCCTGTTGGCACTGGCCGGCCAATCGGCTGCCCGCGCCGCGGTGGCCGGGCTGGTGACGGCATTGGTGGTGGCGATCGGCGTCGTCGGGATGCCCGTCGACGCGGCGCTGGCCGCGGCGCTCCACGGCGCCGCGTTCGGCCTGTTTCCGATCGGGTGGATCGTCGTCGGGGCGATGTTCGTCCACCGGCTCACGGCCGACTCGGGGGCGCTGTCGATCATGAAGCGGTCGGTCACGAGCCTGTCGGCCGATCACCGGCTGCAGGCGCTGTTGATCGCGTTTTCCTTCGGGGCGTTTCTCGAGGGGGCGGCGGGATTCGGGGCGCCGGTGGCGATCTCGGCGGCCCTCCTGGCCGGGGCTGGATTTCCGCCGCTCGAGGCGTCGTGCGTCGCCCTGCTTGCCAACACCGCTCCGGTCGCGTTCGGCGCCCTCGGCACGCCGATCGTCACGCTCGCCCGGGTCACCGGCCTCGACGAGCAGGCGATCTCGGCGATGGCGGGGAGGCAGTTGCCGCTGTTCTCGCTGATCGTGCCGGCGTGGATGGTGGCCGCGATGGCCGGCTGGCGCGGTCTGGTCGGCGTCTGGCCGGCGGTGCTGGTGTGCGGCGTGTCGTTCGCCACGGTGCAGGCGGCGGTGAGCAATCTCGTCGGGCCGGCGCTGGTCGACGTCGTCGGCGGGATCGTCAGCCTCGTGGCGCTGGCGACGTTTCTCCGCGTCTGGAAGCCGGCCGAGGTGTGGACCCTGCCGGGCGCCGCGCGCGGAGGCGATCGCGGCGGCCGGGCCCGGCCCCCGCTGCCGGCGGCGCGCGTCGCCTGGGCGTGGGCGCCGTGGCTGGCAGTGTCGGCGGCGGTGTTTACCTGGGGCGTGCCGGCGGTGAAAGGGGTGCTCGAGGGCAACGCACTGCCCGGCGGGCCGGCGCTTGTGCCGACGGCGGTGGTGGCGCCGCAGTGGCCGGTGCCGCGGCTGCACCAGCGCGTCGCCAAGGTCCCGCCGGTCACGCGGCACGCACGCGAGCCGGAGCCGGCGGTGTACCGGCTCAACTGGCTGTCGGCGTCGGGGACGGCGATTCTCCTGGCGGGGCTCGCCAGTGTCCCGTGGCTGGGGATCACCTGGCGGCGCGCGGGGCGGATCGCCGTGGCCACGCTCCGTGACCTCGCCGGCTCGCTGGCGACGATCGCCGCGATGCTGGCGCTGGCGTTCGTGACGCGGTATTCCGGGACCGACGTGATCCTCGGGCTGGCGCTGACCGGCACCGGCGCCGCCTACCCGTTCTTCGCGGCGATCCTCGGCTGGCTCGGCGTGGCACTGACCGGTTCCGACACCTCGAGCAACGCGATGTTCGGCAGTCTGCAGCGCGTCACCGCGGAACAGCTTTCCCTCGACCCCCTGCTGATCTGCACCGCCAACAGCACCGGCGGTGTGATGGGGAAGATGATCGACGCCCAGAGCATCGTCGTCAGTGCCACCGCCACGGGCCTGGAGCGTGCCGAAGGGAGGATCCTGCGCCGCGTGCTCCCCCACAGCCTGGCGCTGGCGACGCTGGTCGGCCTGCTCGTCTGGCTGCAGGCCGGACCGCTTTCCTGGATGGTGCCGGTCACGCCTCCGGCGGTGGGCGAGAGCGAATGAAAACCGCCGCCGCGGGGTTGGCCCCGCGGCGGCGGCATGCGTGTCGTCACGATGGTCGCTGCGGGCAGCCCCGCGGCGTGGATGTCAGTCGAGCGACAGGCTCTCGCCGAATTCGGCGGTCGACGCCGCGCGCCAGATGGCGATATCGACGTCGTTGCTGACGAACCGGATCGAGCCGTCGCAACTGCCGACGTTGACACCGCCCGGATGCCGGCTGCGGGCCGCGAGTTGGACCTCGGCGGCCTGGATGCAGGGAAGATTCTTGATCGGCTGGTTGTTGCAGTAGGAGGCGAACTGGAACTGGTCGGGCGTCGGCGAGTTGGGGCCGTTGAACGCGTGAAACACGGCGCCCGGACCCCACCAGGTGAAGCCGCGGAGGTCGGAGGTGGTGACGCTGGGATTGATCCCCAGGCAGGTCTCCGAAACCATCATCGTCTTCGACAGGCCGTCGGGGATGTTGGAAAACTTCACGAGGCGGCCGTTGACGTTGTTGACCGGGTTCTTGCCGTTGCGGATGAACGGCGCGCCACCGTAGATCACGCCGTTGAGCGGCGTGCCACGGCCGGGGAAGTCCTGCATCCGGTTGGTATTGCCGCCGTTGACGACGTAATTGTGCTTGGTGATGTTGAAGAAATTCGGCGACCGGGTGTTTTCATCGCTGGCGTCGCTCGGGCAGAGGAGCTGCGGGATCAGCGTCGTGGTCACGGGGCGGTTGTTGACGTGGCTGTAGTTGGTGACGGTCGTCGACCCGGGGGCCGTGCCGCGCATGAACCCCTGATAGCGGTCGTACAGCGCGTTCTCCTCCATGAACGGCAGGATGGCGAGCTGCCAGGTGCCCCAGTCGCCGCCGGCGTTGTAGTCGCTCGCCGGGAGGCTGCCGCGCGACGAGTGGTAGTTTTGGAACGCGAGGCCGATCTGCTTGACCTTGTTGGTGCAGCTCGAGCGATTGGCCGCCTCGCGGGCCGCCTGGACCGCGGGCAGCAGCAGGCCGA contains:
- a CDS encoding DUF202 domain-containing protein yields the protein MVSSRAVGAVAVPAARGTSTMDDEPGPAPTSLVNELARERNREAADRTLLAWIRTSLAMISLGFAIERLGQAAVAIDQRFDGAAQTKTRFFGVALIGLGIVATLAGMWEHRRLLAAIAADDYRYADRPAIARFMGGALVAVGIGALALVLWGL
- a CDS encoding L-lactate permease, whose translation is MEWLQNYDPLSSPLLSTVVALLPLAVLLGLLALAGQSAARAAVAGLVTALVVAIGVVGMPVDAALAAALHGAAFGLFPIGWIVVGAMFVHRLTADSGALSIMKRSVTSLSADHRLQALLIAFSFGAFLEGAAGFGAPVAISAALLAGAGFPPLEASCVALLANTAPVAFGALGTPIVTLARVTGLDEQAISAMAGRQLPLFSLIVPAWMVAAMAGWRGLVGVWPAVLVCGVSFATVQAAVSNLVGPALVDVVGGIVSLVALATFLRVWKPAEVWTLPGAARGGDRGGRARPPLPAARVAWAWAPWLAVSAAVFTWGVPAVKGVLEGNALPGGPALVPTAVVAPQWPVPRLHQRVAKVPPVTRHAREPEPAVYRLNWLSASGTAILLAGLASVPWLGITWRRAGRIAVATLRDLAGSLATIAAMLALAFVTRYSGTDVILGLALTGTGAAYPFFAAILGWLGVALTGSDTSSNAMFGSLQRVTAEQLSLDPLLICTANSTGGVMGKMIDAQSIVVSATATGLERAEGRILRRVLPHSLALATLVGLLVWLQAGPLSWMVPVTPPAVGESE
- a CDS encoding DUF1559 domain-containing protein — encoded protein: MKSSLPPAPKRPGFTLVELLVVIAIIGTLVGLLLPAVQAAREAANRSSCTNKVKQIGLAFQNYHSSRGSLPASDYNAGGDWGTWQLAILPFMEENALYDRYQGFMRGTAPGSTTVTNYSHVNNRPVTTTLIPQLLCPSDASDENTRSPNFFNITKHNYVVNGGNTNRMQDFPGRGTPLNGVIYGGAPFIRNGKNPVNNVNGRLVKFSNIPDGLSKTMMVSETCLGINPSVTTSDLRGFTWWGPGAVFHAFNGPNSPTPDQFQFASYCNNQPIKNLPCIQAAEVQLAARSRHPGGVNVGSCDGSIRFVSNDVDIAIWRAASTAEFGESLSLD